One genomic segment of Sebastes fasciatus isolate fSebFas1 chromosome 17, fSebFas1.pri, whole genome shotgun sequence includes these proteins:
- the ddah2 gene encoding N(G),N(G)-dimethylarginine dimethylaminohydrolase 2 codes for MANMRPYGCFTHAVVRGIPETFGKAAGDGSENGEASVDLAKAQRQFGCLTGALRQKVGLQLIEIPPDPELPESWRIEDVAVIHGDTALITRPFKQQRRSEVEAVRRVVSELNLTVVEMGVEEGDSGEATLEGSDIFFTGREFFVGISSHTNHRGAEVLADTFRDFAVSTVPVCGGNRLRNICSMGGPDTIIISNSEGAKKTLRMMEQLTDHHYEVLTVPEESAANCIYVKGPSKHDFLLHRPAEECPDSVSAFQKLQDYTLLPTACSEASKLGASLSSLCLLINRKHTHF; via the exons ATGGCAAACATGCGCCCATATGGCTGCTTCACCCACGCCGTGGTGCGGGGCATCCCAGAGACCTTTGGGAAAGCGGCGGGAGACGGCAGCGAGAACGGGGAGGCCTCGGTGGACCTGGCCAAAGCTCAGCGTCAGTTTGGCTGCCTGACGGGAGCCCTGAGGCAGAAGGTGGGCCTGCAGCTGATCGAGATCCCCCCTGACCCCGAGCTGCCAGAGAGCTGGAGGATAGAGGATGTGGCAGTCATCCATGGAGACACGGCGCTCATCACCCGGCCCTTCAAACAGCAGAGACGCAGTGAG GTAGAGGCCGTGAGGAGGGTGGTGTCAGAGCTGAACCTGACCGTGGTGGAGATGGGGGTCGAGGAGGGGGACTCTGGAGAGGCCACGCTGGAGGGCAGCGACATCTTCTTCACGGGGAGGGAGTTCTTTGTCGGCATCTCGTCCCACACCAACCACAGAGGGGCGGAAGTGCTGGCAGACACTTTCAGG GACTTTGCTGTGTCCACCGTCCCAGTCTGTGGTGGAAACCGACTGAGGAACATCTGCTCCATGGGAGGTCCGgacaccatcatcatcagcaaCAGTGAAGGGGCCAAGAAGACACTCCGG ATGATGGAGCAGCTGACTGACCACCACTATGAAGTGCTCACTGTTCCAGAGGAATCGGCAGCGAACTGCATCTACGTCAAAGGTCCGTCTAAACACGACTTCCTGCTCCACCGGCCTGCAGAGGAATGTCCCGACAGCGTCTCC GCTTTCCAGAAGCTACAGGACTACACCCTCCTGCCTACAGCCTGCAGCGAGgcctccaaactgggagcgtctCTGTCTTCGCTCTGCCTGCTCATCAACAGAAAGCACACGCATTTCTGA